In one Brassica oleracea var. oleracea cultivar TO1000 chromosome C9, BOL, whole genome shotgun sequence genomic region, the following are encoded:
- the LOC106313051 gene encoding developmental protein SEPALLATA 1, which translates to MGRGRVELKRIENKINRQVTFAKRRNGLLKKAYELSILCDAEVALIIFSNRGKLYEFCSSSNMIKTLERYQKCSYGSIEVNNKPAKELENSYREYLKLKGRYESLQRQQRNLLGEDLGPLNSKELEQLERQLDGSLKQVRSIKTQYMLDQLSDLQSKEQMLLETNRALAIKLDDMIGVRSHHMGGGGWEGNEQNVSYEHHHQAQPQGLFQPLECNPTLQIGYDNPVGSEQITATTQAQAQPGNGYIPGWML; encoded by the exons ATGGGAAGGGGCAGAGTAGAGCTGAAGAGAATAGAGAACAAAATCAACAGGCAGGTAACGTTTGCAAAACGTAGGAACGGTCTGTTGAAGAAAGCTTACGAGTTGTCTATTCTTTGCGATGCTGAGGTGGCTCTCATCATCTTCTCCAACCGTGGCAAGCTCTATGAGTTTTGCAGCTCCTCAAA CATGATCAAGACACTGGAACGGTACCAGAAATGCAGTTATGGTTCTATTGAAGTCAACAACAAACCTGCCAAAGAACTTGAG AATAGCTACAGAGAGTATCTGAAGCTTAAGGGAAGGTATGAGAGCCTTCAGCGCCAACAAAG GAATCTTCTTGGGGAGGATTTAGGACCTCTCAACTCAAAGGAACTAGAGCAGCTTGAGCGTCAACTAGATGGATCTCTCAAGCAAGTTCGCTCCATCAAG ACACAGTACATGCTTGACCAGCTCTCTGATCTTCAAAGCAAAGAGCAAATGTTGCTTGAAACCAATAGAGCTTTGGCAATAAAG CTGGATGATATGATTGGTGTGAGAAGCCATCATATGGGAGGAGGAGGATGGGAAGGCAATGAACAGAATGTTTCGTACGAGCATCATCACCAAGCTCAGCCGCAAGGACTATTCCAGCCTCTTGAATGCAATCCTACTCTGCAGATAGG GTATGACAATCCAGTAGGCTCGGAGCAGATAACTGCAACAACACAAGCTCAGGCGCAGCCAGGAAACGGTTACATCCCAGGCTGGATGCTCTGA
- the LOC106315229 gene encoding uncharacterized protein LOC106315229, which translates to MAKLFGFPINVEEDGGRGGGGGSSTNAEASRSAMNLSAGLPQRETNPYPRFSESGSSPMDSESNLENSFIDFFGRESHEIETAGRNQMQRVSRGVDMEEDGEIDLRLGIGSGAGSGQIRCDSVTGDKETDSGRVEAGTDLIEELFCAEEEEGMLMADDEVLDWELDPVQPTSHVEEGDELALPVNNDALLEDFNEEALDDFMMGVFEGSSIMDVTYEDILAIFPEPGGDDHVDYFDVFVQPFDQEPSVMASPPASKRVVDELPVVEITSEELSSGNIACAICVGDFVVKEKVSRLPCWHYYHGECILPWLEMKNTCPVCRFELPTDDLEYERNRRDHRG; encoded by the coding sequence ATGGCGAAACTCTTCGGTTTTCCAATTAACGTCGAAGAAGACGGTGGACGTGGTGGTGGTGGTGGTAGCTCAACCAATGCGGAGGCTTCTCGATCTGCCATGAACTTATCCGCCGGCTTGCCTCAGAGAGAAACCAATCCATATCCCCGTTTCTCAGAGTCTGGATCGTCCCCTATGGATTCGGAATCGAATCTGGAGAACTCCTTCATCGATTTCTTCGGTAGAGAGTCGCACGAGATCGAGACGGCCGGGCGGAATCAGATGCAACGTGTCTCGCGTGGTGTAGACATGGAGGAGGATGGGGAGATTGATTTAAGGCTCGGAATCGGGTCCGGGGCTGGGTCGGGTCAGATACGGTGTGATTCGGTTACAGGGGATAAGGAAACTGATTCGGGTCGGGTCGAAGCTGGTACGGATCTTATTGAAGAGCTCTTTTGCGCGGAGGAGGAAGAAGGCATGTTGATGGCTGATGACGAAGTACTCGATTGGGAATTAGATCCTGTCCAACCTACTAGTCATGTGGAGGAAGGAGATGAATTGGCGTTACCTGTTAACAACGATGCTCTACTTGAAGATTTTAACGAAGAAGCTCTAGACGATTTCATGATGGGCGTTTTTGAAGGCAGTTCTATTATGGATGTGACTTACGAAGACATTCTAGCTATTTTTCCTGAACCCGGTGGTGACGACCATGTAGATTACTTTGATGTTTTTGTGCAACCATTCGATCAAGAGCCTTCGGTCATGGCAAGTCCTCCCGCGTCCAAAAGGGTTGTTGATGAGCTTCCTGTTGTGGAGATCACCTCTGAGGAACTGAGCAGCGGGAACATTGCTTGCGCGATCTGCGTTGGTGATTTTGTGGTGAAGGAGAAAGTTTCTAGGCTTCCTTGTTGGCATTACTATCATGGAGAGTGTATACTACCTTGGCTAGAGATGAAGAACACATGCCCGGTTTGTCGGTTTGAGCTTCCTACTGATGATCTTGAGTATGAAAGGAATAGGAGAGATCATAGAGGCTAG
- the LOC106316330 gene encoding uncharacterized protein LOC106316330, producing the protein MQSLTSNEVAGFAVGALLLGATIAAPKVDAFIAAAQRRSLGMCTKCGDVKNVACGRCKGTGTIKSGGIFGFGEPEPSSNARSATCDNCKGRGCFPCPECSKS; encoded by the exons ATGCAGAGCTTAACATCAAACGAAGTTGCGGGTTTCGCAGTAGGGGCTCTGCTTCTCGGCGCCACCATCGCTGCTCCAAAAGTTGATGCTTTCATTGCCGCTGCTCAGAGAAG GTCTCTTGGGATGTGCACGAAGTGTGGAGATGTAAAGAATGTAGCCTGTGGTCGCTGCAAAGGGACAGGGACGATCAAGTCAGGAGGTATCTTTGGATTCGGTGAGCCAGAGCCATCATCAAACGCCAGATCAGCCACTTGCGATAATTGCAAAGGCAGAGGTTGTTTCCCTTGCCCTGAGTGCTCAAAGTCTTGA
- the LOC106313052 gene encoding E3 ubiquitin-protein ligase At3g02290: MGCVSSCFRVEDYEDYTNPSSSINRNSPCPRCLVNSLLNLYITLFRRNETTRSLPSSLQATTTTTVSITSSSSYDNFMSNTFHSTPRPLPYDADPGFFRSRLVSRRDKGSSHSRDEAEPLRSHDAADVDSESFSVEGSKWASNKLMVSGEDSKDDFSKSTRRILKSKTMDAGGNDVVYVMSDDEDVCPTCLEEYTSENPKIVTKCSHHFHLGCIYEWMERSEDCPVCGKVMEFNETP, from the exons ATGGGATGTGTTTCTTCTTGCTTCCGTGTCGAAGACTATGAGGATTACACGAACCCAAGTAGTTCTATTAATAGAAACAGCCCGTGCCCGAGATGTCTTGTTAACAGCTTACTTAACCTG TATATCACTTTGTTCAGAAGAAACGAAACAACCCGCTCTCTCCCATCCTCCTTACAAGCTACTACCACCACCACTGTATCCATAACTTCCTCTTCTTCCTATGATAACTTTATGTCTAACACCTTCCACTCTACTCCAAGGCCTCTGCCTTACGATGCTGATCCAGGCTTCTTCCGTTCACGGCTTGTCTCACGGCGCGATAAGGGCTCAAGTCATTCGCGTGACGAGGCTGAGCCCTTGAGAAGTCATGATGCTGCTGATGTGGACTCTGAGTCTTTCTCTGTAGAAGGAAGCAAATGGGCTAGTAATAAGCTTATGGTCTCTGGTGAAGATTCTAAAGATGACTTCTCTAAATCCACTCGGAGGATTCTCAAGTCAAAGACTATGGATGCTGGTGGTAATGATGTCGTTTATGTGATGTCTGATGATGAAGATGTTTGTCCAACGTGTCTTGAAG AGTACACATCAGAGAACCCGAAGATTGTTACAAAGTGTTCTCACCATTTCCACCTTGGTTGCATTTATGAGTGGATGGAGAGAAGCGAGGACTGCCCTGTTTGTGGGAAG GTGATGGAGTTCAACGAAACACCCTGA
- the LOC106313184 gene encoding probable tRNA (guanine(26)-N(2))-dimethyltransferase 1, giving the protein METADLNDYTVIKEGEAEILMHKKNKVFFNKAQVNNRDMSIAVLRAFISKRKQEHDAMLSKRARSSGKVVEKDVSEVSKEGAPTENGEDNGKTNGEEHEASSKDGSKEAAKTTYEPARRELKPPRVLEALSASGLRALRYAREVEGIGQVVALDNDPASVEACQRNIKFNGLMSTSKVESHLTDARVHMLTNPKEFDVVDLDPYGAPSIFLDSAVQSVADGGLLMCTATDMAVLCGANGEVCYSKYGSYPLKGKYCHEMALRILLASIESHANRYKRYIVPVLSVQIDFYARVFVRVYTSASAMKNTPLKLSYVYQCIGCDSFHLQSVGRSLPKHNSVRYQAGLGPVVPQDCTHCGKKYNMGGPIWSAPMHDQEWVTSILNGVKSMKDRYPAYNKICSMLTTISEELPDVPLFLSLHNLAATLKCTSPSAAMFRSAVINAKYRVSGSHVNPLGIKTDAPMEIIWDIMRCWVKNHPVKAQSPDHPGSVILSKEPSHQADFSRHVGSLSKAQVKKVARFLPNPEKHWGPKVRAGRQITSKHVSLIGHEAVNGHLNGHKEAAGAEEEEEEEKEDVVEDEPEMKRQKITEVIASSS; this is encoded by the exons ATGGAGACAGCAGATCTAAATGATTATACAGTTATCAAGGAAGGAGAAGCTGAGATTCTAATGCACAAGAAGAACAAAGTCTTCTTCAACAAAGCTCAG GTGAATAATAGGGACATGTCCATTGCTGTCCTGAGGGCGTTTATATCCAAACGCAAGCAAGAGCATGATGCGATGTTATCCAAAAGAGCTAGATCTTCTGGTAAAGTGGTTGAAAAGGATGTCTCTGAAGTTTCCAAGGAAGGAGCTCCTACTGAAAACGGTGAGGATAATGGTAAAACTAACGGAGAAGAACATGAGGCATCATCTAAGGATGGATCGAAGGAAGCTGCCAAGACCACGTATGAACCGGCCCGAAGGGAACTCAAGCCGCCAAGAGTCCTTGAG GCACTGTCAGCTTCTGGGTTGCGGGCTTTGAGATACGCTCGTGAAGTTGAAGGAATTGGTCAAGTTGTGGCTTTAGATAATGACCCAG CATCGGTTGAAGCTTGCCAGAGAAACATAAAGTTCAATGGCTTGATGTCTACTTCAAAGGTCGAGTCACATCTCACTGATGCTCGTGTCCATATGCTCACCAACCCAAAAGAATTCGATGTG GTTGATCTTGATCCATATGGTGCGCCGTCTATCTTCCTTGATTCAGCTGTTCAATCAGTTGCCGATGGTGGGTTGCTCATGTGTACAGCAACTGACATGGCAGTGTTGTGTGGTGCTAATGGTGAGGTTTGCTATTCCAA ATATGGTTCCTATCCACTGAAAGGCAAATATTGTCACGAGATGGCCTTGCGGATCCTCCTCGCTAGCATTGAG AGCCATGCTAACCGCTACAAGCGGTATATCGTTCCTGTGCTATCAGTCCAAATTGATTTCTACGCCCGTGTTTTCGTCCGTGTCTACAC TTCGGCGAGTGCAATGAAGAACACTCCACTAAAGCTCTCTTACGTCTATCAATGCATTGGTTGTGACTCCTTTCATCTTCAATCCGTTGGAAGATCTCTCCCTAAG CATAACAGTGTGAGGTATCAAGCAGGACTTGGTCCCGTTGTTCCTCAGGACTGCACTCACTGTGGGAAGAAATACAACATGGGTGGGCCGATATGGTCTGCTCCAATGCATGATCAAGAATGGGTGACTTCGATACTGAACGGTGTTAAGTCCATGAAAGATAGATATCCTGCTTACAACAAAATATGCTCTATGCTTACCACAATCTCAGAGGAACTGCCAGATGTTCCGCTCTTTTTGAGCCTTCACAATCTCGCTGCAACGCTGAAATGTACTTCGCCTTCAGCTGCTATGTTTAGATCAGCTGTGATCAATGCAAAGTACCGTGTCTCCGGGTCACATGTGAACCCTCTCGGGATTAAAACTGATGCTCCTATGGAGATCATCTGGGACATCATGCGTTGCTGG GTGAAGAATCATCCTGTGAAGGCGCAGTCACCTGACCATCCTGGGAGTGTGATTCTGTCTAAAGAACCGTCTCATCAG GCTGACTTTTCGCGCCACGTTGGTTCACTAAGCAAAGCACAGGTGAAGAAAGTAGCGAGGTTTCTGCCGAATCCAGAGAAGCATTGGGGACCAAAGGTGAGGGCTGGTCGTCAAATCACAAGCAAACACGTGTCGCTTATTGGTCATGAAGCTGTGAACGGTCATCTCAATGGCCACAAGGAAGCAGCAGGAGCTGAAGAAGAAGAAGAAGAGGAGAAAGAAGATGTCGTTGAGGATGAGCCAGAGATGAAACGCCAGAAGATTACAGAGGTTATTGCCTCGTCATCATAG